The Selenomonadales bacterium region ATAGGGTTCTTCTTGTTCTATGGGAAAAAATCACATGACTGATTTTTTATAGCCCCAGTCTTAACCACATCTTAACCGGTGTGGTTTTTTTATGTCCATTTAGGGAGGGATAAGGTTTGGAGATACAAAAAATCCCCGTCACAAGAATTAAGGCGGCAAAATACAACCCCCGCAAAGACTTAAAACCAGGCGACGCGGAATACGAGAAGCTGCGCCGCTCCATGGCGGAGTTCGGTTATGTGGAACCTGTCGTCTGGAATAAGACCACGGGCAACGTGGTAGGCGGGCACCAGCGGCTAAAAATACTGCTGGCGGACGGCGCTGCCGCCATCGACTGCGTGGTGGTGGAACTGGACGCCGCAAAGGAAAAGGCGCTCAACCTCGCCCTCAATAAGATTCAGGGCGACTGGGACCAGGAGAAGCTGGCCCTGGTTATCGCCGACCTGCAGGGGGCGGACTTTGATCTTTCGCTTACCGGCTTTGACCCCGCCGAAATCGACGCGCTGTTCAAGGACACCATTGCGGACGGCGTAAAAGACGACGATTTTGACGTGGAGAGCGAGCTGCGGAAACCCGCGGTAACGAAGCCGGGCGACCTGTGGCTTTTAGGTAGGCACCGCCTTGTCTGCGGCGACTCCACCCGCGCCGAGACCTTCGCCCTGCTCATGGACGGCAAGGCGGCAAACCTGGTGGTCACCGACCCGCCATATAATGTAAATTACGAAGGCGCGGCGGGCAAGATCAAAAACGACCACATGGCGGATGAAGCCTTCTACCGCTTTCTGCTGGATGCTTTTACGTTGACCGAAAAGGCGATGGCCAAAGACGCATCCATCTATGTCTTCCACGCCGACACTGAGGGCTTAAACTTCCGCAGGGCCTTTGCCGACGCAGGTTTCTACCTCTCCGGCGCATGCATCTGGAAGAAGCAGTCGCTGGTGCTGGGGCGCTCGCCTTACCACTGGCAGCACGAACCGATCCTCTTTGGCTGGAGGAAAACAGGCAAGCACGCCTGGTACTCCGACCGCAAGCAGTCCACCATCTGGGAGTTTGACAAGCCGAGGAAGAACGCCGACCACCCCACAATGAAGCCGGTGCCGCTTTTGGCCTACCCCATACTCAACTCCAGCCTGACGGGCTGTATCGTGCTCGACCCCTTCGGCGGGAGCGGCTCCACCCTCATCGCCTGCGACCAGACGGACAGGGTTTGTTACACGGTGGAGCTGGACGAAAAGTTCTGCGACGTGATCGTCAAAAGGTATATCGAGCAGGTGGGCGGCGCGGAGAATGTATTTCTCCTCCGGGACGGCGTGAAGGCAGCATTCGGCGATGTGGAGCAGCCGCAATCCAAAGCACAATAATTCCTCATATTTCGCATAAATAACTTGCTATTCCACAGCTTCAGAGTGATATATGTAGTCACCAAGAAGCTAAGGAGGCTTATGAAAATGGAATTAAAATTCAATGTAACCGGCGAGGCCCGCAAAGCGCTCGTCAAGGCGGCAGGAGAAGCTCTCGGCTGGGAGCCGGTCTACAAGGGCGCGCCAAGCTTCGCCTATGTGGTCAGCAATGTCACCATCAGCCGGGGCGGCACCCTTTCCTGGGATGAGCGCACGGACGAGGCGGCCATACGCAATCTGCTCGGTAGACTGCGGGAGATGGGCTTTGTCCCGGCAGAAGAGGAAATCGACACCGACACGCTGACCATCGAGATGCCGCTTGTGGGCTTTACCGACACGGCGCTGGAGAACCTCGACCGGCTGATTGCCGGCAAAGCGGCGCTGATCAAGAAAGCAATCGGCGCGGACTCCCTCCCCGTCGAGCGCACGGAAACGACGCTTAAGTTCCCCTGGTTTAAGTTCGGCATAGACGGCGCAACAGTCGCCGCCTACTCCCGCTTCATCGGCGCCCTCTGCGCGGCGGCGAAAGGTCAGAAACGGGTCACAGGCAGGGAAAAAGCGGTGGAGAACGAGAAGTACGCCTTTCGGGTGTTCCTCCTTCGCCTCGGCTTTGTGGGCGACGATTACAAGGAGGCGCGGAAAATCCTTTTGAAAAATCTCTCCGGCAACAGCGCGTTTAAGAGCGGCGCCCCTGCCAAAACGGAGGTGGACGCCGATGCCTAAGTTCCCTGATATTTCTGTGGTTTTTCCGCAGAAATAGCTTGCTATTATCCCCTTTCAGAGTGATATATGTGTATGCCGGAAGGCACACCACAAACGCCCTTAAAGGAGGATAAACAGCATGCTAACGGGAAGATTCGGGATTGAGATCGAGTTCACGGGCATCACCAGAAGCGAGGCGGCGCGCATCGCGGCGGAACACCTCGCCGGAACGGTGACGAGCGCAGCCGACACCTACGACACCAAGAAGGTCACAGCACCGGACGGCAGGGTCTGGAAGTTCATGAGCGACGGCAGCATCACCTGCCAAATGAGGCAAGGACGGCAGCGGGTTCCGGCCAGCCGCGAATACAGCGTGGAGCTGGTCAGCCCCATCCTCACCTACCGCGAGGACATCGCCACCCTGCAGGAGCTGGTGCGCAAACTGCGCAAGGCCGGAGCCTTCGCGAGCGCCACCTGCGGCATCCACCTCCACCTTGACGGGGGAAGCCACACGCCGCGCAGCATCCGCAACTTCGTGAACATCATCGCCAGCAAGAATGACCTTTTCTACAAAGCGCTGCAGATTGCGCCGGAGCGGATGAGCTACTGCAAGAAGATGGACAGCCTGCTGGTGGAGAAGATGAACCGCAGAAAGCCCAAAACCCTGCGGGCGATTGAGGAGATCTGGTACGAGGGCTACAGTGAAAGCCGCGACCGGCATTACCACCACAGCCGCTACCACTTCCTCAACCTGCACAGCTTTTTCACCGGCAACCGCACGGTGGAGCTGAGAGGCTTCAACAGCGAGCTTCACGCGGGAAAGATCAGAAGTTACATAGTCCTCGCCCTGGCTTTGAACCACCAGGCGCTGACGCAAAAATGCGCCTCGGCGAAAAAGCCCCAGGCCGAGAACGAAAAGTTCGCCATGCGGACCTACCTAAACCGCATCGGCTTCATCGGCGAGGAGTTCGCCAACTGCCGGGAGCACCTGACCGCACACTTAAACGGCTCGGCGGCCTGGCGGTTTCGGGCGGCTTGAGCCGCCCCCGCAGCCAAAGAGCAAGGAGGGCATAGACAATGGATAATCGCAACAAGCTGTACATCGCCTACGGTTCCAACTTAAACCGGGAGCAGATGGCGGACAGATGCCCCACGGCGAGGGTGCTGGGGGCAAGCATGATGGCTGGCTGGCGGCTCCTGTTCCGGGGCGCGCGCGAAAACGCGGTGGCGACGGTGGAGCCTTGCCCAAGCGGCAGCGTCCCTGTGCTGGTCTGGGAGATCACCCAGGCTGACGAAGTGGCGCTCGACCGCTATGAGGGCTGGCCGTTCTTTTACCGCAAGGAAACGGTGAAAGTAGAGCTAAACGGCAAGACAGTCAGCGCGATGGTGTATATCATGAACGAGGGCAGGCCGCTGGGGCAGCCAAGCTGCTATTATTACTCGGTTATCCTCGAAGGCTACAGGGACGCTGGCTTCGATGTGGAGATCCTGCGCCAGGCGACCATCGATTCGGCGGAAACGGAGGAAACCGCCCATGAATGAAACGATAAAGGAGCAAATACTCTCCATCCGGGACAGCGGCGTCACCAATATGTTTGACCTGCCGCGCGTTCAGCACGAAGCCTATGTGCGCGGCTTTTACGAACTTGTGCTGTACCTGGAGGAGCACAAAGCCGAGTACAGCCGGTTTATCCTGACGGGCGATGCGGATGAGAGAAAATAGCTGACAGTAAATATATAAACAGGAAACAAGGGCTTCTTCGTGAGGCTCTTTTCTTTTGCTCAAACAAGGAGGCGGGCCTATGCGCAAACTGAAAAAATACAGGCCGACCTCCTTCATGGCGGAAGGCTCATACTACGACAAGGCCGCCGCCGATTACGCCGTTTCTTTTATCGAAGCCCTCTCCCACACCAAAGGCGCCTGGGCGGGGAAGCCCTTTGAGCTGATCGACTGGCAGGAGCAGATTGTCCGCGACATTTTCGGCATCCTCAAACCCAACGGCTGCAGGCAGTTCAACACGGCCTATGTGGAGATCC contains the following coding sequences:
- a CDS encoding DNA modification methylase — its product is MEIQKIPVTRIKAAKYNPRKDLKPGDAEYEKLRRSMAEFGYVEPVVWNKTTGNVVGGHQRLKILLADGAAAIDCVVVELDAAKEKALNLALNKIQGDWDQEKLALVIADLQGADFDLSLTGFDPAEIDALFKDTIADGVKDDDFDVESELRKPAVTKPGDLWLLGRHRLVCGDSTRAETFALLMDGKAANLVVTDPPYNVNYEGAAGKIKNDHMADEAFYRFLLDAFTLTEKAMAKDASIYVFHADTEGLNFRRAFADAGFYLSGACIWKKQSLVLGRSPYHWQHEPILFGWRKTGKHAWYSDRKQSTIWEFDKPRKNADHPTMKPVPLLAYPILNSSLTGCIVLDPFGGSGSTLIACDQTDRVCYTVELDEKFCDVIVKRYIEQVGGAENVFLLRDGVKAAFGDVEQPQSKAQ
- a CDS encoding virulence protein; the encoded protein is MELKFNVTGEARKALVKAAGEALGWEPVYKGAPSFAYVVSNVTISRGGTLSWDERTDEAAIRNLLGRLREMGFVPAEEEIDTDTLTIEMPLVGFTDTALENLDRLIAGKAALIKKAIGADSLPVERTETTLKFPWFKFGIDGATVAAYSRFIGALCAAAKGQKRVTGREKAVENEKYAFRVFLLRLGFVGDDYKEARKILLKNLSGNSAFKSGAPAKTEVDADA
- a CDS encoding amidoligase family protein, translated to MLTGRFGIEIEFTGITRSEAARIAAEHLAGTVTSAADTYDTKKVTAPDGRVWKFMSDGSITCQMRQGRQRVPASREYSVELVSPILTYREDIATLQELVRKLRKAGAFASATCGIHLHLDGGSHTPRSIRNFVNIIASKNDLFYKALQIAPERMSYCKKMDSLLVEKMNRRKPKTLRAIEEIWYEGYSESRDRHYHHSRYHFLNLHSFFTGNRTVELRGFNSELHAGKIRSYIVLALALNHQALTQKCASAKKPQAENEKFAMRTYLNRIGFIGEEFANCREHLTAHLNGSAAWRFRAA
- a CDS encoding gamma-glutamylcyclotransferase, which gives rise to MDNRNKLYIAYGSNLNREQMADRCPTARVLGASMMAGWRLLFRGARENAVATVEPCPSGSVPVLVWEITQADEVALDRYEGWPFFYRKETVKVELNGKTVSAMVYIMNEGRPLGQPSCYYYSVILEGYRDAGFDVEILRQATIDSAETEETAHE
- a CDS encoding DUF5049 domain-containing protein, which encodes MNETIKEQILSIRDSGVTNMFDLPRVQHEAYVRGFYELVLYLEEHKAEYSRFILTGDADERK